The following proteins are co-located in the Burkholderia sp. HI2500 genome:
- the waaF gene encoding lipopolysaccharide heptosyltransferase II encodes MRRALVIAPNWIGDALMAQPLFALLKKNHPRIAIDAVAPSWVAPVLERMPEIHDVYATDLAHGKLQLLRRWQLASDLRDVGYDAAYVLPNSLKSAVIPWLANIPLRVGYTGEHRYGLLNVRHANPDKSGERPPMTAHYAALAYAPGAKLPESMKTLPAPRLDADLNETARVSARFNLDTRKPLVVFCPGAEYGPAKRWPPEHFASLATIVHQSFPYTQIVALGSQKDAAAAQAIADHAPNVRNLCGQTSLSEACALIARANAVVTNDSGLMHVAAALRRPLVALYGSTDPRHTPPLSDLAKVQWLHLECSPCFERECPLGHLKCLRELGPEQVFGDLRGMLVGQR; translated from the coding sequence ATGCGTCGAGCGCTGGTTATCGCACCGAACTGGATCGGTGACGCATTGATGGCGCAGCCGCTTTTTGCGCTGCTGAAGAAAAACCATCCCCGCATCGCGATCGATGCCGTCGCGCCCTCGTGGGTCGCGCCCGTGCTCGAGCGGATGCCCGAGATCCACGATGTCTACGCGACCGATCTCGCGCACGGCAAGCTGCAACTGCTGCGCCGCTGGCAGCTCGCGAGCGACCTGCGCGACGTCGGCTACGACGCGGCGTACGTGCTGCCGAACTCGCTGAAATCCGCGGTGATCCCGTGGCTCGCGAACATCCCGCTGCGGGTCGGCTACACGGGCGAGCACCGCTACGGGCTGCTGAACGTGCGGCACGCGAACCCGGACAAATCGGGCGAGCGGCCGCCGATGACGGCCCACTACGCGGCGCTTGCATACGCGCCGGGCGCGAAGCTGCCCGAGTCGATGAAGACACTGCCCGCGCCGCGCCTCGACGCCGATCTCAACGAGACGGCGCGCGTGTCCGCACGTTTCAATCTCGATACGCGCAAGCCGCTCGTCGTGTTCTGCCCGGGCGCGGAATACGGCCCGGCCAAGCGCTGGCCGCCCGAGCACTTCGCGTCGCTCGCCACCATCGTCCACCAGTCGTTCCCGTACACGCAGATCGTCGCGCTCGGCTCGCAGAAGGACGCCGCGGCCGCGCAGGCGATCGCCGACCACGCGCCGAACGTGCGCAACCTGTGCGGGCAGACGTCGCTGTCGGAGGCGTGCGCGCTGATCGCGCGCGCGAACGCGGTGGTCACCAACGATTCGGGGCTGATGCACGTTGCCGCCGCGCTACGCCGGCCGCTCGTCGCGCTGTACGGATCGACCGATCCGCGCCACACCCCTCCGCTGTCGGACCTGGCGAAGGTACAATGGCTTCATCTCGAATGCAGTCCCTGCTTCGAACGCGAGTGCCCGCTCGGCCACCTGAAGTGCCTGCGCGAACTCGGTCCCGAGCAGGTATTCGGCGATTTGCGCGGCATGCTCGTCGGGCAGCGCTGA
- a CDS encoding nuclear transport factor 2 family protein, giving the protein MPRFARLFEAAADTLNAYYQAVADANLDALLGLWIDEDFASCVWADGEHLHGLDQIRSGLANRLATRPVTIEPLDIRVYDSLGTVVYTIAEAHQQADLTAEPDMVFATYVMIHERGEWRIAHIHASPIPEQAAGQFAAKIRHGQGPLH; this is encoded by the coding sequence ATGCCACGTTTTGCCCGCCTCTTCGAAGCCGCCGCCGATACGCTGAACGCCTACTACCAGGCCGTCGCCGATGCCAATCTCGACGCGCTGCTGGGACTGTGGATCGACGAGGATTTCGCCAGCTGCGTATGGGCGGACGGCGAGCATCTGCACGGCCTCGACCAGATCCGCAGCGGGCTCGCCAACCGGCTCGCCACGCGCCCCGTGACGATCGAGCCGCTCGACATCCGCGTGTACGACAGCCTCGGCACGGTCGTCTATACGATCGCCGAAGCGCATCAGCAGGCCGACCTGACGGCCGAACCCGACATGGTTTTCGCGACGTACGTGATGATTCACGAACGTGGCGAATGGCGCATCGCGCACATTCACGCGAGCCCGATTCCCGAACAAGCGGCCGGACAATTCGCCGCGAAGATCCGTCATGGGCAGGGTCCGCTGCACTGA